The segment GTTGACTGCTGTTACTAAAATTCCATGTTGCTCCAATACTGTAGTAATAAATTCGCGGGCGTCGGCTTCATCATCTACAAACAGTACCTGCAAGCCATCGAGCGAACGAGGAGTTTCTACAGCTGCTGCCTCTGGCAGCAGCTGACTCGCTATTGCCTGGAGTTGTAAATTCGCCTGCTTGTACTTAGTAACATCGCGTATGCTAATTTGTAGCGAAACTAGTAGCCCAGAAGTATTGCGGATAGGTGCTACCATCAGCGCTGCATCAAAAGGTTCACCGCCACGCGGACAAATAACTATTTCCCACTCTTGCAAAGAGTCTAATTGGGACAACTGATTTAGTTTGGTACGAAAGAGCGATCGCTCTACCTCAGCCACAAAGTTGACTAATGGTTTACCAATGAGGAAGTTGGGTAATACGTTAAATAATGCGCCAGCCTCACGGTTAGCTTTTTGAATCATTCCTTGAGCATCTGTTAGCAAATAGGCATCAGGTGCAAAATTAAACAGTTCATAATAATGCTGACATTCTACTGCCAGATACTCATTTTGCTGGAGCAGTTCGTCCTGAATATCCTCCATTGCTTCCAAGCTAGCCTGCGTTTCTTCTTGAAATAATTGGAGGTTCCCTAAAGAGGCGACGATCTCCTCCATTGCTTCAGCTACTTGTTGCTGCTGTGTTGGTGTTAGGTCAATATATTTTTGCAGCGCCTCTATCTGCTGACGGATAATTTGAAAATGCTGAGTAAATTCTTCTTCGCTCACAACTAGGTTGGTTGTTGATCAAAATTTTTGATGCCAGTTTTCTAGAAGGAAAATCACACTGAAAATTTATGAGCTATAAATAGCAGAGTTCCTTTACTTCTGTCTTTATTATGAATCACTTCGAAGGGCGCGATCGCTACATCTAAGGTTGTATATTTTCAGTCTTCGTAGGGTGCTTTGGGCTATACGACTTTGGTAGAAATAGCTAAATTATACTAAAAAAATTAATAAAACTTATGTCTTATGATAAAATCCTGATGTTAACTAATAATTTCTTGAAAAATAAAGCATTCACGCTAGTTTGCTACATAAATTTTAGATACGGCAGAAAGGCAGTTGCCGAAAGTTACCATTCAGAACTACCTTTCGTGCTGAAAAACCAACAAACTATGAACCTACCAATCATGACATTTGGTAGGTACGTTTTTTATTATCTAATTGCAGTTACCGAATTTATAAAATGCAGTTGCTGCATTAACATACTGTAATATTTTGTCCTCGTTATTGCATCATGTAACCTTTGCTGTATTTGTTGGATAATTGGGTAGAAATTACCTGTTTTGGGTTCTTGCCAACATTACCCTGCCATCAATGAAAAAAGTAGTTCGCAAAACTCCAGTGCCGCGCATGATTAACCCTGAGGGCGGCTTTAACGTTGTGCGTAAAGGTATATCAAACTCCCATTGGGGAGACTTATACCATTGGCTACTTTCTCTTGCTTGGCCTCAGTTTATCGCGCTAGTTAGTTTAGGATATCTAGTTATTAACGCTTTATTTGCTTTGGCATACCTAGCAGGTGGAAATGGTATAGAAAACGCACGTCCGGGTAGCTTCTTGGATGCGTTTTTTTTCAGTGTTCAAACTATGGCATCCATCGGCTACGGAGCCATGTTCCCCAAAACAACTTATGCCCATGTCTTAGTAACCATAGAATCGCTAATTGGGTTGATGGGGCTAGCAGTAGGAACGGGACTGATGTTTGCCAGATTTTCGCTTCCTAAAGCACGAGTCACATTTAGTCGTGTGGCGGTCATTGCACCTTACAATGGTTTACCAACATTAATGTTTCGAGTTGCCAACGAACGGCAAAACTGGATTTTAGAAGCACAAATTCGGGTGACTGTAGTACGAAATGAAATTACTGCTGAAGGGGATTTCATGCGGCGATTTTATGATGTGCAATTGCTTCGCAGTCAAACACCACTTTTTGCCTTAACTTGGACAGTTATGCATTCAATTGATGAGAACAGTCCCCTGTATGGAGTGACACCAGAAGATATGATTGAGGAGGAGATGGAAGTAGTAGTAACTCTCACCGGACTTGATGAAACTGTGTCCCAGATTATTCATGCCCGTCATTCGTTTATCGCTGGGGAGATTTTCTGGAATATGCGCTTTGTAGATATTTTATCCAAGACGCGGGAAGGTAGGCGCACCATAGATTATTCCCGCTTTCATGATGTTATACCGATAGAATAAGGCAGGAGGTAGAGAGCAGCGCGCCCTTGCGGGTTAAGCGCGTCGAGTGCGACTGCACAGAGGCAGAAGGCAGAAGGTTGTGTAATTTCCATGAAAAATTTTACATCTCGTATGGAGGCGGTACAGTCGCCCATCATTCCTGTTGTAGGAGAATTGATTAGAAACTCTCCTGGTACTATTTCCCTTGGACAAGGTGTAGTTTATTACAGCCCACCACCGGAAGCCATCGAACTTTTACCGCAATTCCTTGCTGAACCAACAAATCATATATACAAAGCTGTTGAGGGTATTCCTCCGCTATTAAAAGTATTAGCAGCAAAATTGCAAAGCTTTAACGGGATTGAAATTAACGACAAAAACTGCATAGTTGTCACCGCAGGTAGCAACATGGGGTTTATGAATGCCATTCTTGCCATTACATCAGTGGGAGATGAAATTATTCTAAACACACCTTACTATTTCAATCACGAAATGGCGATTATGATGGCAGGATGTCACCCGGTGTTGGTGGAAACAGATGAAAATTACCAACTGCGTCTAGATGCGATCGCCCAAGCTATTACTCCAAAAACACGGGCAGTGGTGACAATCTCCCCAAATAATCCGACTGGAGTTGTGTATTCAAAGTCTGCTTTAAAACAAGTAAATCAAATTTGTCGCGATCGCGGGATTTACCATATCAGCGATGAAGCTTATGAATACTTTACTTATAATGGCGTCAAGCATACTTCTCCAGGCACATTTCCAGGTAGTAGCGAATACACAATTTCTCTCTACAGTCTTTCTAAAGCCTACGGTTTTGCTAGTTGGCGCATTGGCTATATGGTGATTCCAAAACATCTGCTTGTTGCTGTCAAGAAAGTTCAGGATACAAATTTGATTTGTGCGCCTGTAGTTTCTCAGTATGCAGCTTTGGGTGCTTTACAGGCAAAACAGGAATATTTGAGCAAAAATATTGAAGCGATCGCCCAAATACGAGAATTAGTGCTAAAGTCCCTTCAGGATCTCGAAGGTTTATGTACGATTACTCCTGCTGATGGTGCATTCTATTTTTTCCTGAAAGTAAACACCCAAATAGATACCTTTGAGTTAGTTAAAAGATTAATTCAAGAACATCAAGTAGCAGTAATTCCTGGTACAACCTTTGGCATGAATCACGGATGTTATCTGCGTATAGCATACGGTGCATTGCAAAAAGAGACGGCAAAAGAGGGAATAGAAAGATTGGTAAGAGGTTTAAAAAAGATTGCTAATACCTCTTTTCTTTGTGTTCTTTGCGCCCTTTGTGGTTCGTTTCTTTCTTGCGCGTTAGCGCATCTTTATACAGAATTGGTATAAGTAGAAGGCAGCTATACTGATGGTACGAGCCAGTAGACGCGTAAGCGGCATATCCGTTGGTAGGAAATTAGGACAAGAGGAAAATTTTGCTCCTTGTATCCTTATCCTCTTATGTATACAGATTAGTAAAAGCTACTAAGGACTTAAGAAGAAAGTATAGAAAACGGAAAAAGTTAGTTTATTTATGTCTTTATAACCGTGGAATTCATTCTAATGTTAGGATATAATTCTTCGTTAAATTTAGCTACTTCAAAATATAAAATCACACCAATGCCAATTATTAATAAATTAATTGAAATAGACACTTTCCAAGGAATTAATATTCATAACATTACTCCTCAAATTGAAGCAGTTATTTCCTCAACACCAATTCAAAATGGTCAAGTATTAGTTTTTGCTCGCCATACAACAACAGCTTTAGCTATCAATGAAAACGAAGAAAGATTATTAGAAGATATCAAATTTTTTTTGCAAAAATTAGCACCAGAATCAGAGCGTTACTTACATAATGACTTGCATTTAAGACCAAATATACCACCAGATGAACCAATAAATGCTCATTCTCATCTGATGGCAATGATACTGAATAACAGCGAGGTAATTCCTATTGTTGATAGCAAGTTAGCGTTGGGAACCTATCAGTCTATCTTGTTTTTTGAATTAGATGGCCCGCGCAAAAGAACTGTATTTTGTCAAATTTCTGGTGAATGAAAAATTATTCAGTAAGTAAAGATAATTAAAAGTAAAAATGCATATGCCAAGAAAGTAGATAGGATAAATTTTCCTTCTGCCATCTGCCTTCTACTTATTACTTACACTTCCAAGATTGAATCAAAGGATTGGCAGTATTTAATAATTGATGAAGTGCACTAGAAGCCTCTGATTGGTGGCGAACATGGGCATCAATAAATAAACCAATTATATCTGCCATCAATAATCGGCTTGGTTCAGCAGGTT is part of the Chlorogloeopsis sp. ULAP01 genome and harbors:
- a CDS encoding response regulator gives rise to the protein MSEEEFTQHFQIIRQQIEALQKYIDLTPTQQQQVAEAMEEIVASLGNLQLFQEETQASLEAMEDIQDELLQQNEYLAVECQHYYELFNFAPDAYLLTDAQGMIQKANREAGALFNVLPNFLIGKPLVNFVAEVERSLFRTKLNQLSQLDSLQEWEIVICPRGGEPFDAALMVAPIRNTSGLLVSLQISIRDVTKYKQANLQLQAIASQLLPEAAAVETPRSLDGLQVLFVDDEADAREFITTVLEQHGILVTAVNSVAEALEVLEQLHPDVIISDIRMPDEDGYALIRKVKTLEAEKGWQIPTAALTAYLAEDRAKAIKAGFQSHLHKLAEPTELVAMVAQLAGRG
- a CDS encoding pyridoxal phosphate-dependent aminotransferase translates to MKNFTSRMEAVQSPIIPVVGELIRNSPGTISLGQGVVYYSPPPEAIELLPQFLAEPTNHIYKAVEGIPPLLKVLAAKLQSFNGIEINDKNCIVVTAGSNMGFMNAILAITSVGDEIILNTPYYFNHEMAIMMAGCHPVLVETDENYQLRLDAIAQAITPKTRAVVTISPNNPTGVVYSKSALKQVNQICRDRGIYHISDEAYEYFTYNGVKHTSPGTFPGSSEYTISLYSLSKAYGFASWRIGYMVIPKHLLVAVKKVQDTNLICAPVVSQYAALGALQAKQEYLSKNIEAIAQIRELVLKSLQDLEGLCTITPADGAFYFFLKVNTQIDTFELVKRLIQEHQVAVIPGTTFGMNHGCYLRIAYGALQKETAKEGIERLVRGLKKIANTSFLCVLCALCGSFLSCALAHLYTELV
- a CDS encoding secondary thiamine-phosphate synthase enzyme YjbQ; amino-acid sequence: MPIINKLIEIDTFQGINIHNITPQIEAVISSTPIQNGQVLVFARHTTTALAINENEERLLEDIKFFLQKLAPESERYLHNDLHLRPNIPPDEPINAHSHLMAMILNNSEVIPIVDSKLALGTYQSILFFELDGPRKRTVFCQISGE
- a CDS encoding ion channel, whose translation is MKKVVRKTPVPRMINPEGGFNVVRKGISNSHWGDLYHWLLSLAWPQFIALVSLGYLVINALFALAYLAGGNGIENARPGSFLDAFFFSVQTMASIGYGAMFPKTTYAHVLVTIESLIGLMGLAVGTGLMFARFSLPKARVTFSRVAVIAPYNGLPTLMFRVANERQNWILEAQIRVTVVRNEITAEGDFMRRFYDVQLLRSQTPLFALTWTVMHSIDENSPLYGVTPEDMIEEEMEVVVTLTGLDETVSQIIHARHSFIAGEIFWNMRFVDILSKTREGRRTIDYSRFHDVIPIE